A stretch of the Bdellovibrio sp. 22V genome encodes the following:
- a CDS encoding riboflavin synthase — MFSGIVESVMPIVSSEELQNAYRIKIKKPSEFNDIKLGDSIACDGVCLTVEAFDNEQMTFALAAETIQVLNWNPQSWIGKQVNLERSLRFGDRIHGHLVTGHVDSLGTVMRAELEGESFFLDVKVKDSILPYVWKKGSITLNGVSLTVNDLRADTVSVCLIPETLKRTNLGALKVGASINVEPDYMARAIQRSLEVRKD; from the coding sequence ATGTTTTCTGGAATCGTAGAATCAGTGATGCCCATTGTGAGTTCTGAGGAACTGCAAAACGCCTATCGTATTAAAATCAAAAAACCTAGTGAATTCAATGATATAAAACTTGGCGACAGCATTGCCTGTGATGGCGTTTGTTTGACGGTTGAAGCCTTCGATAACGAGCAAATGACCTTTGCTCTAGCGGCAGAGACAATCCAGGTTTTGAATTGGAATCCCCAGAGCTGGATCGGCAAACAAGTTAATCTTGAGAGATCCTTGCGTTTTGGCGACCGTATTCACGGACATTTGGTGACAGGTCACGTGGACAGTCTTGGGACGGTCATGCGGGCCGAGCTGGAAGGTGAGTCTTTCTTTCTCGACGTGAAAGTCAAAGACAGCATTCTTCCGTACGTGTGGAAAAAAGGCAGCATCACTTTAAACGGGGTGAGCCTTACGGTGAATGATCTTCGTGCCGATACAGTGTCGGTTTGTTTGATTCCTGAAACTTTGAAGCGCACAAACTTGGGCGCTCTTAAAGTGGGAGCGTCGATCAATGTCGAGCCTGATTATATGGCTCGCGCTATTCAACGTTCTCTTGAAGTGAGGAAAGATTAA
- the ribB gene encoding 3,4-dihydroxy-2-butanone-4-phosphate synthase, which produces MSFNTIPEIIDDIRAGKMVILVDDEDRENEGDLILATDHVTTQAINFMITEARGLVCLTVTAQQIERLQLPLMVRDEMNFAPNKTAFTVSIEAAEGISTGISAADRAHTLRVAANPHAKPSDIHMPGHIFPIRAQQGGVLKRAGHTEASVDLARLAGLNPAAVICEVMNPDGTMARVGDLKEFAKKHGLKIGTIVDLIAYRLANETLVEELGGFDLPASFGENMKARVFRSTVDGLEHLVIQKGEVHPESETLVRVHVDNFTRDFMAVLQRGASTVVESLKLINEEKSGVFVLLRGNNRTQGLVQELQVLVGMGDVRPATPLMDERDYGIGAQILREIGAHKIRLLTNKPEKKVGLKAFGIEIVEIVAIENIKGQK; this is translated from the coding sequence ATGTCCTTCAATACAATTCCTGAAATTATTGACGATATCCGCGCAGGGAAAATGGTCATCCTCGTTGATGATGAAGATCGTGAGAACGAAGGTGATTTGATCCTCGCGACAGATCACGTAACAACTCAAGCAATTAATTTTATGATCACAGAGGCGCGCGGTTTGGTGTGCTTGACTGTGACAGCTCAGCAGATCGAACGTCTGCAATTGCCGTTGATGGTTCGTGACGAAATGAACTTCGCTCCGAACAAGACAGCGTTCACAGTGAGCATCGAAGCTGCTGAAGGAATCTCGACAGGGATTTCCGCAGCCGATCGTGCGCACACTTTGAGAGTCGCTGCCAACCCGCATGCAAAACCTTCTGATATCCACATGCCGGGACATATTTTCCCGATTCGCGCGCAACAAGGCGGTGTTCTCAAGCGTGCGGGGCATACTGAGGCGAGCGTGGATTTAGCGCGTCTTGCCGGTTTGAATCCTGCCGCTGTTATTTGTGAAGTGATGAATCCTGACGGCACTATGGCTCGTGTCGGCGACCTCAAAGAGTTCGCGAAGAAGCATGGCCTCAAAATTGGTACGATCGTGGATTTGATCGCCTACCGTTTGGCGAATGAAACTTTGGTGGAAGAGTTGGGTGGTTTCGATCTTCCGGCTTCTTTCGGCGAAAATATGAAAGCGCGTGTTTTCCGCAGCACTGTTGATGGCCTTGAACATTTGGTGATTCAAAAAGGCGAAGTCCATCCAGAGTCTGAAACTTTGGTGCGTGTTCACGTCGACAACTTCACTCGCGACTTCATGGCGGTTTTGCAAAGAGGCGCCTCGACAGTTGTTGAAAGCCTGAAACTGATCAACGAAGAAAAATCCGGCGTTTTTGTTTTGCTGCGTGGGAACAACCGCACTCAAGGTCTTGTGCAAGAACTGCAAGTTCTTGTCGGCATGGGGGATGTTCGTCCAGCTACGCCATTGATGGACGAAAGAGATTACGGTATCGGCGCGCAGATCTTGCGTGAAATCGGCGCTCATAAGATTCGTCTTCTTACAAACAAACCAGAGAAAAAAGTAGGCCTCAAAGCCTTCGGAATTGAAATCGTAGAAATCGTCGCTATCGAAAATATAAAGGGGCAGAAATAA
- the ribH gene encoding 6,7-dimethyl-8-ribityllumazine synthase gives MSIKVGVVTARFNNEITEKLEEGAISYLESCDGVEIFAALVPGAVELPLACQAFLDAGCDGVVALGAVIRGETSHYDYVCNSVTDGITRLMLDYKKPVGFGVLTTENEEQALDRAGGKHGNKGAEAAQVVMEMIGLTQEIPAALKTAAIMAKGQSTKSAKSTSKTAAKASKKKKKARK, from the coding sequence ATGAGTATCAAAGTTGGTGTTGTCACAGCTCGTTTTAACAACGAAATCACAGAAAAATTAGAAGAAGGCGCGATCAGCTATCTAGAGTCTTGCGATGGCGTAGAGATTTTCGCGGCTCTTGTTCCGGGTGCAGTCGAGCTTCCTTTGGCATGTCAGGCGTTCCTCGACGCTGGTTGTGACGGTGTGGTGGCCTTGGGTGCTGTGATCCGTGGTGAAACTTCTCACTATGACTACGTTTGCAACTCTGTGACCGACGGTATCACTCGTTTGATGCTTGATTATAAAAAACCGGTCGGGTTTGGCGTCCTGACGACAGAAAACGAAGAGCAAGCTCTTGATAGAGCCGGTGGTAAGCACGGTAACAAGGGTGCGGAAGCGGCCCAAGTCGTGATGGAAATGATCGGTTTGACTCAAGAGATTCCTGCGGCTTTGAAAACCGCTGCGATTATGGCCAAGGGCCAGTCGACGAAGTCCGCGAAGAGCACTTCCAAAACCGCTGCTAAAGCGTCAAAAAAGAAGAAAAAAGCTAGAAAGTAG
- a CDS encoding ATP-binding protein, whose product MENTPVNDEFLPPGPQEFRKRRREILLVLVVSFLFGLLTWFEIRLFATSQQLPFVHSIFFFGLVNFNIILLLLLLFMIFRNVVKVFVERQGKIFGSSLKAKLIAAFVAFSFVPTVLMFIISVFYINSSFDKWFSAKMAGVLKSSIEVTNAYYFNAKKKNYHFAHQIADSIRPLRSQNDVKNRIEKLRKDFSLDAVEYYPSLFGKRQVVTAEDDNVPTVPAVSLEFLQKGIKLQAEASIIHQFGDGNLVRVIVPVQEGAEKGAVVVSSFLPLSLISKMNDISTAYDEFRDINPLEYPLKSIYLYILVLMTFVILLAATWFGFYLAKQLSIPLVQLGRATRRVAGGDYTPLEVRSGSEEINDLIASFNSMTITLERTLEELDQHARYTDTVLRNVSAGVISVDELGFVTTINRHAAQLLKIEPEKFIGKSVRDLLTLEYFRTFAELQKTMVDHKIESIQKELRLNVQGEAIPLLMTLSMLKDEKGQEIGKILVFDDMTPIVNAQRAAAWTEVARRIAHEIKNPLTPIKLSAERLQRKFGTSITDPAFSECTTMIVKQVDGLKNLVNEFSNFARLPQARPVVANLNSVVEESLGLYRQAHPQIRFEFNKDGELPDFKFDPDQIKRVLVNLVDNSVSAVAKEPQATVQVMTRYDKDIKTVRLTVADNGEGIPAADRSRIFEPYYSTKEGGTGLGLAIVKRIIEDHNGFIRATANEPRGVKMVIEMPVNEVGAWKPSGE is encoded by the coding sequence ATGGAAAATACACCTGTAAATGACGAGTTCTTGCCTCCTGGTCCTCAGGAATTTAGAAAACGACGCCGCGAGATCCTCTTGGTCCTTGTGGTGTCGTTTTTGTTTGGTCTTCTAACTTGGTTTGAGATTCGTCTCTTCGCCACAAGCCAACAGCTTCCCTTTGTTCACAGTATTTTCTTCTTCGGTTTGGTGAACTTCAACATCATCTTGTTGCTGTTGCTGCTCTTTATGATTTTCCGAAACGTCGTGAAGGTGTTCGTCGAAAGACAGGGGAAGATCTTCGGCAGCAGTCTGAAAGCAAAGTTGATTGCCGCATTCGTGGCGTTCAGTTTTGTTCCGACCGTGTTGATGTTTATCATCTCGGTCTTTTATATCAATTCGAGTTTCGATAAGTGGTTTAGTGCAAAGATGGCGGGCGTTTTAAAAAGCTCCATTGAAGTGACGAACGCTTATTATTTTAATGCGAAGAAAAAGAACTATCACTTTGCACATCAGATCGCGGATTCCATTCGTCCTTTGCGTTCGCAAAACGATGTCAAGAATCGCATCGAAAAGCTGCGCAAAGATTTCAGCTTAGATGCCGTGGAATACTATCCTTCTCTGTTTGGAAAAAGACAGGTTGTGACGGCCGAGGACGACAATGTTCCGACAGTGCCGGCGGTTTCGCTCGAGTTCTTGCAAAAAGGTATTAAGCTGCAAGCCGAAGCCAGCATCATCCATCAATTCGGTGACGGAAACTTGGTGCGAGTGATTGTGCCTGTACAAGAAGGTGCTGAAAAAGGCGCGGTGGTGGTTTCAAGCTTCTTGCCTCTTTCATTGATTTCAAAGATGAACGACATCTCGACAGCTTACGACGAGTTCCGCGATATCAATCCGCTCGAATATCCTTTGAAGTCGATTTATCTCTACATCCTCGTTTTGATGACCTTCGTGATCCTATTGGCGGCGACATGGTTTGGCTTCTATCTGGCCAAACAGCTGTCCATCCCGTTGGTGCAATTGGGCCGGGCCACACGCCGGGTTGCGGGTGGGGATTACACGCCGTTAGAAGTGCGCTCCGGATCGGAAGAGATCAACGATCTTATTGCGAGCTTCAACTCTATGACGATCACTTTGGAGCGAACGCTTGAAGAACTCGATCAGCACGCGCGTTACACAGACACCGTGTTGAGAAACGTGAGTGCGGGCGTGATTTCGGTGGACGAACTGGGTTTCGTGACGACGATCAATCGCCATGCCGCTCAGTTGCTGAAAATCGAGCCTGAAAAATTCATTGGCAAATCCGTGCGCGATCTTCTGACGTTAGAGTACTTCCGTACTTTCGCGGAATTACAGAAAACCATGGTGGATCATAAAATCGAAAGTATCCAAAAAGAACTTCGTCTGAATGTGCAAGGGGAGGCGATTCCTCTTTTGATGACGCTTTCTATGCTGAAAGATGAGAAGGGCCAAGAGATCGGGAAGATTCTTGTGTTCGACGACATGACTCCGATTGTGAACGCGCAGAGAGCGGCCGCCTGGACGGAAGTGGCTCGTCGTATCGCGCATGAAATTAAGAACCCGTTAACTCCAATCAAACTTTCCGCAGAACGTTTGCAAAGAAAGTTCGGAACTTCCATCACGGACCCTGCGTTCAGTGAATGCACGACGATGATCGTGAAACAAGTGGACGGTTTGAAAAATCTTGTGAACGAGTTTAGTAACTTTGCGCGTTTGCCTCAGGCTCGGCCTGTGGTGGCGAACTTGAACAGCGTGGTGGAAGAATCATTGGGACTTTATCGCCAGGCTCATCCGCAGATCCGCTTTGAATTTAATAAGGATGGGGAGCTTCCCGATTTCAAATTTGACCCCGATCAGATCAAGCGGGTCCTTGTGAATTTGGTCGATAACTCTGTTTCCGCTGTTGCAAAAGAGCCACAGGCCACAGTTCAGGTTATGACTCGATACGATAAAGACATTAAAACGGTGCGTTTGACGGTGGCGGATAACGGGGAAGGTATTCCTGCGGCAGATCGAAGTCGCATTTTTGAGCCATACTACTCTACAAAAGAAGGCGGAACTGGGTTAGGTTTAGCCATTGTGAAAAGAATCATTGAAGATCACAATGGTTTTATTCGCGCGACTGCTAACGAGCCCCGCGGGGTGAAGATGGTGATCGAAATGCCTGTCAACGAAGTTGGGGCATGGAAGCCATCTGGAGAGTAA
- a CDS encoding sigma-54 dependent transcriptional regulator codes for MTALTTKILIIDDEAPIRDVLSASLQDEGYQISLAHDGESGLQALRDFQPDIVFLDIWMPGKYDGIEVLTMARKEFPHVEFVMISGHGTIETAVKATKLGAWDFIEKPLSMDKILIVISNILSYQQQKEEKVLLLNKLRKSIALIGEAPSIVTTKQIIARVAPTNSWVLIQGEAGTGKELVAQNIHYMSARASRPFVEINCGGIPEDLLESEIFGIEKGAMPGVDRPKKGKLDLAQGGTLYIAEICEMNMAVQAKLLNYLDAKKYSRVGGNEQIENDVRVIAASSRELEKEVKEGRFREDLYYRLNVIPFRVPALREHMEDIPVLVSYFSDNVARESGYPKKVFSEKAIEKMVSYLWPGNVRELKNFIERVYILTPSDFVDVHDLRFAGLIDKDDEKAVEMQDLSTFREARAQFEKEYLLRKISENNGNISRTAEVIGLERSYLHRKIKAYGIDTKDN; via the coding sequence ATGACGGCACTCACAACAAAAATTTTAATTATCGACGACGAAGCTCCGATTCGGGATGTGCTTTCGGCTTCTTTGCAAGACGAAGGCTATCAGATTTCTTTGGCCCACGACGGAGAGTCGGGTTTGCAAGCGCTTCGCGATTTTCAACCTGACATTGTCTTCCTCGATATTTGGATGCCGGGCAAATATGACGGTATCGAAGTTTTGACGATGGCTCGCAAAGAATTCCCGCACGTCGAGTTCGTGATGATCTCAGGTCACGGCACGATTGAGACAGCGGTGAAAGCCACGAAGCTAGGCGCTTGGGACTTCATTGAAAAACCATTGTCGATGGATAAGATCCTTATCGTGATTTCAAACATCTTAAGCTACCAACAACAAAAAGAAGAAAAAGTTCTTTTGTTGAATAAGCTTCGTAAATCAATCGCATTGATCGGTGAAGCACCATCGATTGTGACGACGAAACAAATTATCGCGCGTGTGGCGCCGACAAACTCTTGGGTTTTGATTCAAGGTGAAGCGGGCACAGGCAAAGAGCTTGTCGCACAGAACATTCACTACATGAGTGCACGTGCCAGCCGTCCGTTTGTGGAAATCAATTGCGGCGGTATTCCTGAAGATCTTCTCGAATCAGAAATTTTCGGTATCGAAAAAGGCGCGATGCCGGGTGTGGACCGTCCTAAAAAAGGAAAGTTGGATCTGGCTCAAGGCGGAACTTTGTATATCGCCGAGATCTGTGAAATGAACATGGCGGTCCAGGCAAAACTTTTGAATTACTTGGATGCCAAAAAATATTCGCGCGTGGGCGGCAACGAACAGATCGAAAATGACGTGCGCGTGATTGCGGCTTCTTCCCGTGAACTTGAAAAAGAAGTTAAAGAAGGCCGTTTCCGCGAAGATCTTTATTATCGCCTCAATGTGATTCCTTTCCGTGTGCCGGCGTTACGTGAACACATGGAAGACATCCCGGTGCTGGTTTCCTATTTCTCTGACAACGTCGCTCGTGAAAGCGGTTACCCTAAAAAGGTTTTCTCTGAAAAAGCGATCGAGAAAATGGTTTCTTACCTCTGGCCGGGGAACGTGAGAGAACTTAAAAACTTCATCGAGCGCGTGTATATTTTAACTCCGAGCGATTTCGTTGACGTGCATGACTTGCGCTTTGCAGGTTTGATCGACAAAGACGACGAAAAAGCGGTCGAGATGCAAGACCTTTCGACATTCCGAGAGGCCCGCGCTCAATTTGAAAAAGAATATCTTCTGCGAAAAATTTCCGAGAACAACGGAAACATCAGCAGAACCGCCGAAGTCATTGGTTTGGAAAGAAGTTACCTTCACAGAAAAATCAAAGCCTACGGCATCGACACGAAAGACAACTAG
- the proS gene encoding proline--tRNA ligase, with protein sequence MADTAIVPTRAQNYPEWYQQVIVAADMAENSPVRGCMVIKPWGYAVWENMQAVLDRMFKDTGHVNAYFPLLIPLSFLEKEAAHVEGFAKECAVVTHHRLKGDGNGKLVPDGELEEPLIIRPTSETIIGHQFAKWVKSYRDLPILVNQWCNVMRWEMRTRMFLRTAEFLWQEGHTVHATAKEAEQETLQMLDVYADFAEKYMAMPVIKGMKTPDERFPGAVDTYTIEALMQDRKALQAGTSHFLGQNFAKASEIKYLSAEGKEEFAWTTSWGVSTRLIGGLIMTHSDDNGFVAPPRIAPLHVVIIPIYRNDEEKAQVLEYVQGLAKDLKQQNYAGGSVRVKIDDRDMRGGEKAWQYIKQGVPVRVEVGPRDMAKGEVFVGRRDRGPKDKASQTKTAFVEGIANLLQEIQDGLFERAKKFRDEHIKRITNLQDFEKFFAGDETTAPGFAMVPWCEEGMGHELLAKLKVTPRCAPLQQDAVQGNCIFSGKPATKWVLFAKSY encoded by the coding sequence ATGGCAGATACAGCAATTGTTCCAACACGCGCCCAGAACTACCCTGAGTGGTACCAACAAGTTATTGTCGCCGCTGACATGGCAGAGAATTCGCCTGTTCGTGGTTGTATGGTTATTAAACCCTGGGGTTACGCCGTTTGGGAAAACATGCAGGCGGTTTTAGATCGCATGTTCAAAGATACGGGCCACGTGAATGCCTACTTCCCTTTGTTGATTCCTTTAAGCTTCCTGGAAAAAGAAGCCGCTCACGTCGAAGGCTTCGCGAAGGAGTGCGCGGTTGTTACACATCACCGTCTTAAAGGCGACGGCAATGGCAAGCTAGTACCAGATGGCGAGTTGGAAGAGCCGCTCATCATTCGTCCAACGAGTGAAACAATCATCGGCCACCAGTTCGCGAAATGGGTGAAGTCTTACCGTGACCTGCCAATCTTGGTGAACCAATGGTGTAACGTGATGAGATGGGAAATGCGTACGCGCATGTTCCTAAGAACGGCGGAATTCCTTTGGCAAGAAGGCCATACAGTGCACGCGACGGCGAAAGAAGCTGAGCAGGAAACTTTGCAGATGTTGGATGTTTACGCTGACTTTGCAGAAAAGTACATGGCGATGCCTGTAATCAAAGGGATGAAAACACCGGATGAAAGATTCCCGGGCGCGGTAGACACTTATACGATTGAAGCGTTGATGCAAGACCGTAAGGCTTTGCAGGCGGGAACGTCGCACTTTCTTGGTCAGAACTTTGCGAAAGCCTCAGAAATCAAATATCTCAGTGCGGAAGGCAAAGAAGAGTTTGCTTGGACAACATCGTGGGGTGTCTCCACACGTCTTATCGGCGGCTTGATCATGACCCACAGTGATGACAACGGTTTTGTGGCTCCGCCAAGAATTGCTCCGTTGCACGTCGTGATTATCCCGATCTATCGCAACGACGAGGAAAAAGCGCAAGTTCTTGAGTACGTTCAAGGCTTGGCGAAAGATTTGAAACAACAAAATTACGCGGGCGGCTCTGTTCGTGTGAAAATCGACGACCGTGATATGCGTGGTGGTGAAAAAGCATGGCAGTACATCAAGCAAGGTGTGCCTGTGCGTGTGGAAGTCGGTCCTCGTGATATGGCGAAAGGTGAAGTGTTTGTCGGTCGTCGCGATCGTGGTCCCAAAGACAAGGCATCGCAAACGAAAACGGCTTTTGTTGAAGGAATCGCAAATCTTCTACAAGAAATTCAAGACGGTCTTTTCGAAAGAGCGAAAAAGTTCCGCGATGAACACATCAAACGCATCACGAACTTGCAGGACTTTGAAAAGTTCTTCGCCGGCGATGAAACGACGGCTCCTGGTTTTGCTATGGTGCCTTGGTGTGAAGAAGGTATGGGACATGAGTTGTTGGCAAAGCTGAAAGTCACTCCTCGT